One segment of Solanum lycopersicum chromosome 1, SLM_r2.1 DNA contains the following:
- the LOC101250741 gene encoding protein HASTY 1 isoform X1 — MEEHGVSSNVARAIVAALDWNSSPDDRKAAYAYLESIKAGDVRVLASTSFILVRKEWSSEIRLQAYKMLQHLVRLRWDELNPDERRNFASVAVDLMSEITNSSEEWALKSQTSALVAEIARREGLSLWQELFPSLVSLSNKGPAQAELVSMMLRWLPEDITVHNEDLEGDRRRLLLRGLTDSLPEIFPLLYSLLERHFGAALTEAGRQQLEVARQHAAAVTATLNAVNAYAEWAPLPDLAKYGIIHGCGILLSSPDFRLHACEFFKLVSLRKRPTDAAVEFDSAMSNIFQILMKVSGDFLQKSDSGAVIDENEFEFAEYICESMVALGSSNLQCIAADNSVLSYYLQQMLGFFKHHKLALHYQSLLFWLTLMRDLLSKPKIIGSGENSASNLAVGSGQDTEKNKILAFVNDDICSSILDVSFQRLLKKEKINPGTSLSVGTLELWSDDFEGKGDFGQYRSRLLELIRFVAAAKPMVAAAKVCERSMTIIKSLFLAPYPAQELVILESMQLALENVVNSVFDGSSETVRSSSEVQQSLCRMFEGLLQQLLPLKWTEPALVEVLGHYLDALGPFLKYNPDVVGSVINKLFELLTSQPFVVKDPATSASRHARLQICTSFIRIAKAADQSLLPHMKGIADTMALLQKEGRLLRGEHNLLGEAFLIMASASGVQQQLEVLAWLLEPLSKQWTQLDWQDAYLSDLTGLIRLCADTPFMWSIFHTVTFFEKALKRSGLRKGNNSVQTIPTSDNLHPMASHVSWMLPPLLKLLRAIHSLWSPAVSQALPGEIKAAMAMSDVERASLFGGGNVKLPKGTLSFTDGSPFDMSREAYAEPNEADIRNWLKGIRDSGYNVLGLSATIGDPLFKCLDSQSVTLALMENIQHMEFRHLRLLDHLVLIPLIKNCPSDMWEAWLEKLLHPLLTHSQQALSYSWSSLLQEGRAKVPDLHGIVDGSDLNVEVMEEKLLRDLTRETCSILSVFALPTLNAGLPSLEPSGYVSRVDELSLKDLAAFATSSMVGFVLMHKSIALPALQISLEALRWTDGEAVTKVSSFCGAVILLAISTTNMELRDFVCKDLFPATIQALSLESNAFISADLVALCREIFIYLADKHPAPRQILLSLPCITSQDLLAFEEALTKTASPKEQKQHMKSFLLLATGNKLKALAAQKSINVISNVSTKPRNVTPALESKTDEGDAIGLAGIV; from the exons ATGGAGGAACATGGGGTATCAAGCAATGTAGCTCGTGCTATAGTGGCTGCCCTTGATTGGAACTCGTCTCCTGATGACCGTAAAGCCGCGTATGCCTATTTAGAATCC ATAAAAGCAGGGGATGTACGTGTCCTGGCGAGCACATCATTTATTTTAGTAAGGAAAGAATGGTCTTCAGAAATACGATTGCAAGCCTACAAGATGCTCCAG CATTTGGTGAGGTTGCGATGGGATGAATTAAACCCTGATGAGCGAAGGAACTTTGCAAGTGTAGCTGTTGATTTGATGTCTGAAATTACTAATTCCAGTGAAGAGTGGGCTTTGAAAAGTCAGACATCAGCTCTTGTTGCCGAG ATAGCTAGGAGAGAAGGTTTAAGTTTATGGCAGGAGCTCTTTCCATCTCTAGTATCTCTTTCTAATAAGGGTCCTGCACAA GCAGAACTGGTCTCAATGATGCTAAGGTGGCTTCCTGAAGATATAACTGTCCATAATGAAGATTTAGAAG GTGATCGCCGTAGGCTATTATTACGGGGACTTACCGACTCTTTGCCAGAGATTTTTCCCTTACTGTACAGT TTACTAGAAAGACACTTTGGAGCTGCACTAACTGAAGCAGGAAGACAACAATTAGAAGTTGCAAGACAGCATGCAGCTGCTGTAACTGCCACTCTAAATGCTGTTAATGCATATGCTGAATGGGCTCCCTTGCCAGATCTTGCAAAATATGGAATAATACATGG TTGTGGAATCTTGCTCTCCTCTCCGGATTTTCGTCTTCATGCATGTGAATTCTTCAAGCTTGTCTCCCTGAG GAAAAGACCAACTGATGCTGCTGTTGAGTTTGATTCCGCAATGAGTaacatttttcagattttgatgAAAGTCTCTGGAGACTTTTTGCAAAAATCTGACTCTGGTGCAGTAATTGATGAGAATGAATTTGAGTTTGCTGAGTACATATGTGAGAGCATGGTTGCTTTGGGTTCTTCAAACTTGCAATGTATTGCTGCTGATAATTCAGTTCTATCATATTACCTTCAACAG ATGCTCGGATTTTTCAAGCACCATAAGCTTGCTCTCCATTATCAATCTCTTCTGTTTTGGCTG ACGCTTATGAGAGATTTGTTGTCAAAGCCAAAGATTATTGGGTCTGGGGAAAACTCAGCTAGTAATCTTGCAGTGGGATCAGGACAGGATacagagaaaaacaaaatattggCTTTTGTAAATGATGATATCTGCAGTTCTATATTGGATGTATCTTTCCAGCGATTactgaagaaggaaaaaattaatCCTGGAACATCGCTTTCTGTTGGGACATTAGAGTTGTGGAGTGATGATTTTGAGGGTAAAGGAGATTTTGGCCAGTACCGTTCGAGGCTG TTAGAGTTGATCCGTTTTGTTGCAGCCGCCAAGCCTATGGTAGCTGCTGCTAAAGTTTGTGAGAGGAGCATGACTATTATTAAGAGTCTCTTCCTTGCACCTTATCCTGCTCAG GAATTGGTTATACTTGAGAGCATGCAGTTAGCTTTAGAAAATGTTGTAAATTCAGTGTTTGATGGATCAAGTGAAACTGTACGGAGCAGTTCAGAAGTTCAGCAGTCATTGTGCAGAATGTTTGAAG GTCTGCTTCAACAACTTCTTCCTTTGAAATGGACTGAACCGGCACTTGTAGAAGTTCTCGGCCACTACTTAGATGCACTAGGACCCTTTCTGAAGTATAATCCAGATGTTGTTGGCAGTGTCATTAATAAGTTGTTCGAGCTACTTACCTCACAACCTTTTGTTGTCAAG GATCCTGCTACAAGTGCTTCTCGACATGCGAGATTACAGATTTGCACATCATTCATCCGAATTGCAAAAGCTGCAGACCAGAGCTTATTGCCTCACATGAAA GGAATTGCTGACACCATGGCACTTTTACAAAAAGAAGGTCGTCTACTTCGTGGAGAGCACAATCTCTTGGGTGAAGCATTCCTTATTATGGCTTCTGCTTCCGG GGTTCAGCAGCAGCTAGAAGTTTTGGCCTGGTTACTTGAACCATTGAGCAAACAGTGGACACAGCTTGACTGGCAAGATGCATATCTCTCTGATCTGACAGGTTTGATTCGACTGTGTGCTGATACACCATTTATGTGGTCCATTTTCCACACAGTTACATTCTTTGAGAAGGCTCTTAAACGGAGTGGTCTAAGGAAAGGCAATAATAGTGTACAAACCATACCGACATCTGACAATTTGCACCCAATGGCATCTCATGTCTCGTGGATGCTTCCTCCTCTTCTTAAA CTACTCCGTGCCATACATTCTCTATGGTCTCCAGCTGTTAGTCAAGCATTACCTGGCGAGATAAAAGCTGCAATGGCTATGAGTGATGTTGAAAGGGCCAGTCTTTTTGGGGGAGGTAATGTTAAATTGCCTAAAGGTACTCTAAGTTTTACTGATGGATCTCCATTCGATATGAGTAGAGAAGCTTATGCGGAGCCAAATGAAGCTGATATCCGCAACTGGCTGAAAGGTATCAGAGATAGTGG GTACAATGTACTGGGCTTATCAGCAACCATTGGGGATCCTTTGTTCAAATGCTTAGACTCTCAGTCTGTTACTTTAGCCTTGATGGAGAACATACAACATATGGAGTTCAGGCACTTAAGGCTGCTTGATCATTTAGTGTTGATCCCCTTAATTAAAAATTGCCCTTCAGATATGTGGGAGGCATGGCTGGAAAAGCTCTTGCACCCGTTACTCACCCATTCTCAGCAAGCTCTTAGCTATTCGTGGTCTAGTCTGTTACAGGAAGGTAGAGCAAAGGTTCCTGATCTGCATGGCATAGTCGATGGCTCAGACTTGAACGTGGAAGTAATGGAGGAAAAGCTCCTGCGAGATCTGACTCGCGAGACGTGTTCAATCCTGTCAGTTTTTGCTTTACCCACACTCAATGCCGGACTTCCTTCATTGGAGCCATCTGGCTATGTGAGCCGAGTGGATGAGTTATCACTTAAAGACTTGGCTGCATTCGCCACAAGCTCCATGGTTGG ATTTGTATTGATGCATAAAAGCATAGCACTTCCAGCCTTGCAGATCAGTTTAGAGGCTTTACGATGGACAGATGGTGAAGCTGTAACTAAAGTTTCTTCATTTTGTGGAGCTGTAATCCTCTTGGCTATTTCAACTACTAATATGGAGCTTCGGGACTTCGTTTGTAAAGATTTGTTCCCTGCAACAATACAAGCTCTGTCTCTGGAGTCAAATGCTTTCATCAGTGCTGATTTAGTTGCGCTTTGTcgtgaaattttcatttatcttGCTGATAAACACCCAGCACCGCGACAG ATTTTACTCTCTCTCCCTTGCATTACATCCCAAGATCTTCTCGCCTTTGAGGAAGCTTTGACCAAGACTGCTAGTCCTAAGGAGCAGAAACAGCACATGAAGAGCTTCCTGCTGTTAGCAACCGGAAACAAATTAAAAGCTCTCGCTGCTCAAAAAAGCATTAATGTCATCTCAAATGTTTCAA CAAAACCTCGAAATGTAACTCCCGCATTGGAATCCAAGACCGATGAAGGAGATGCTATTGGATTAGCGGGAATCGTGTAA
- the LOC101250741 gene encoding protein HASTY 1 isoform X2, whose amino-acid sequence MMLRWLPEDITVHNEDLEGDRRRLLLRGLTDSLPEIFPLLYSLLERHFGAALTEAGRQQLEVARQHAAAVTATLNAVNAYAEWAPLPDLAKYGIIHGCGILLSSPDFRLHACEFFKLVSLRKRPTDAAVEFDSAMSNIFQILMKVSGDFLQKSDSGAVIDENEFEFAEYICESMVALGSSNLQCIAADNSVLSYYLQQMLGFFKHHKLALHYQSLLFWLTLMRDLLSKPKIIGSGENSASNLAVGSGQDTEKNKILAFVNDDICSSILDVSFQRLLKKEKINPGTSLSVGTLELWSDDFEGKGDFGQYRSRLLELIRFVAAAKPMVAAAKVCERSMTIIKSLFLAPYPAQELVILESMQLALENVVNSVFDGSSETVRSSSEVQQSLCRMFEGLLQQLLPLKWTEPALVEVLGHYLDALGPFLKYNPDVVGSVINKLFELLTSQPFVVKDPATSASRHARLQICTSFIRIAKAADQSLLPHMKGIADTMALLQKEGRLLRGEHNLLGEAFLIMASASGVQQQLEVLAWLLEPLSKQWTQLDWQDAYLSDLTGLIRLCADTPFMWSIFHTVTFFEKALKRSGLRKGNNSVQTIPTSDNLHPMASHVSWMLPPLLKLLRAIHSLWSPAVSQALPGEIKAAMAMSDVERASLFGGGNVKLPKGTLSFTDGSPFDMSREAYAEPNEADIRNWLKGIRDSGYNVLGLSATIGDPLFKCLDSQSVTLALMENIQHMEFRHLRLLDHLVLIPLIKNCPSDMWEAWLEKLLHPLLTHSQQALSYSWSSLLQEGRAKVPDLHGIVDGSDLNVEVMEEKLLRDLTRETCSILSVFALPTLNAGLPSLEPSGYVSRVDELSLKDLAAFATSSMVGFVLMHKSIALPALQISLEALRWTDGEAVTKVSSFCGAVILLAISTTNMELRDFVCKDLFPATIQALSLESNAFISADLVALCREIFIYLADKHPAPRQILLSLPCITSQDLLAFEEALTKTASPKEQKQHMKSFLLLATGNKLKALAAQKSINVISNVSTKPRNVTPALESKTDEGDAIGLAGIV is encoded by the exons ATGATGCTAAGGTGGCTTCCTGAAGATATAACTGTCCATAATGAAGATTTAGAAG GTGATCGCCGTAGGCTATTATTACGGGGACTTACCGACTCTTTGCCAGAGATTTTTCCCTTACTGTACAGT TTACTAGAAAGACACTTTGGAGCTGCACTAACTGAAGCAGGAAGACAACAATTAGAAGTTGCAAGACAGCATGCAGCTGCTGTAACTGCCACTCTAAATGCTGTTAATGCATATGCTGAATGGGCTCCCTTGCCAGATCTTGCAAAATATGGAATAATACATGG TTGTGGAATCTTGCTCTCCTCTCCGGATTTTCGTCTTCATGCATGTGAATTCTTCAAGCTTGTCTCCCTGAG GAAAAGACCAACTGATGCTGCTGTTGAGTTTGATTCCGCAATGAGTaacatttttcagattttgatgAAAGTCTCTGGAGACTTTTTGCAAAAATCTGACTCTGGTGCAGTAATTGATGAGAATGAATTTGAGTTTGCTGAGTACATATGTGAGAGCATGGTTGCTTTGGGTTCTTCAAACTTGCAATGTATTGCTGCTGATAATTCAGTTCTATCATATTACCTTCAACAG ATGCTCGGATTTTTCAAGCACCATAAGCTTGCTCTCCATTATCAATCTCTTCTGTTTTGGCTG ACGCTTATGAGAGATTTGTTGTCAAAGCCAAAGATTATTGGGTCTGGGGAAAACTCAGCTAGTAATCTTGCAGTGGGATCAGGACAGGATacagagaaaaacaaaatattggCTTTTGTAAATGATGATATCTGCAGTTCTATATTGGATGTATCTTTCCAGCGATTactgaagaaggaaaaaattaatCCTGGAACATCGCTTTCTGTTGGGACATTAGAGTTGTGGAGTGATGATTTTGAGGGTAAAGGAGATTTTGGCCAGTACCGTTCGAGGCTG TTAGAGTTGATCCGTTTTGTTGCAGCCGCCAAGCCTATGGTAGCTGCTGCTAAAGTTTGTGAGAGGAGCATGACTATTATTAAGAGTCTCTTCCTTGCACCTTATCCTGCTCAG GAATTGGTTATACTTGAGAGCATGCAGTTAGCTTTAGAAAATGTTGTAAATTCAGTGTTTGATGGATCAAGTGAAACTGTACGGAGCAGTTCAGAAGTTCAGCAGTCATTGTGCAGAATGTTTGAAG GTCTGCTTCAACAACTTCTTCCTTTGAAATGGACTGAACCGGCACTTGTAGAAGTTCTCGGCCACTACTTAGATGCACTAGGACCCTTTCTGAAGTATAATCCAGATGTTGTTGGCAGTGTCATTAATAAGTTGTTCGAGCTACTTACCTCACAACCTTTTGTTGTCAAG GATCCTGCTACAAGTGCTTCTCGACATGCGAGATTACAGATTTGCACATCATTCATCCGAATTGCAAAAGCTGCAGACCAGAGCTTATTGCCTCACATGAAA GGAATTGCTGACACCATGGCACTTTTACAAAAAGAAGGTCGTCTACTTCGTGGAGAGCACAATCTCTTGGGTGAAGCATTCCTTATTATGGCTTCTGCTTCCGG GGTTCAGCAGCAGCTAGAAGTTTTGGCCTGGTTACTTGAACCATTGAGCAAACAGTGGACACAGCTTGACTGGCAAGATGCATATCTCTCTGATCTGACAGGTTTGATTCGACTGTGTGCTGATACACCATTTATGTGGTCCATTTTCCACACAGTTACATTCTTTGAGAAGGCTCTTAAACGGAGTGGTCTAAGGAAAGGCAATAATAGTGTACAAACCATACCGACATCTGACAATTTGCACCCAATGGCATCTCATGTCTCGTGGATGCTTCCTCCTCTTCTTAAA CTACTCCGTGCCATACATTCTCTATGGTCTCCAGCTGTTAGTCAAGCATTACCTGGCGAGATAAAAGCTGCAATGGCTATGAGTGATGTTGAAAGGGCCAGTCTTTTTGGGGGAGGTAATGTTAAATTGCCTAAAGGTACTCTAAGTTTTACTGATGGATCTCCATTCGATATGAGTAGAGAAGCTTATGCGGAGCCAAATGAAGCTGATATCCGCAACTGGCTGAAAGGTATCAGAGATAGTGG GTACAATGTACTGGGCTTATCAGCAACCATTGGGGATCCTTTGTTCAAATGCTTAGACTCTCAGTCTGTTACTTTAGCCTTGATGGAGAACATACAACATATGGAGTTCAGGCACTTAAGGCTGCTTGATCATTTAGTGTTGATCCCCTTAATTAAAAATTGCCCTTCAGATATGTGGGAGGCATGGCTGGAAAAGCTCTTGCACCCGTTACTCACCCATTCTCAGCAAGCTCTTAGCTATTCGTGGTCTAGTCTGTTACAGGAAGGTAGAGCAAAGGTTCCTGATCTGCATGGCATAGTCGATGGCTCAGACTTGAACGTGGAAGTAATGGAGGAAAAGCTCCTGCGAGATCTGACTCGCGAGACGTGTTCAATCCTGTCAGTTTTTGCTTTACCCACACTCAATGCCGGACTTCCTTCATTGGAGCCATCTGGCTATGTGAGCCGAGTGGATGAGTTATCACTTAAAGACTTGGCTGCATTCGCCACAAGCTCCATGGTTGG ATTTGTATTGATGCATAAAAGCATAGCACTTCCAGCCTTGCAGATCAGTTTAGAGGCTTTACGATGGACAGATGGTGAAGCTGTAACTAAAGTTTCTTCATTTTGTGGAGCTGTAATCCTCTTGGCTATTTCAACTACTAATATGGAGCTTCGGGACTTCGTTTGTAAAGATTTGTTCCCTGCAACAATACAAGCTCTGTCTCTGGAGTCAAATGCTTTCATCAGTGCTGATTTAGTTGCGCTTTGTcgtgaaattttcatttatcttGCTGATAAACACCCAGCACCGCGACAG ATTTTACTCTCTCTCCCTTGCATTACATCCCAAGATCTTCTCGCCTTTGAGGAAGCTTTGACCAAGACTGCTAGTCCTAAGGAGCAGAAACAGCACATGAAGAGCTTCCTGCTGTTAGCAACCGGAAACAAATTAAAAGCTCTCGCTGCTCAAAAAAGCATTAATGTCATCTCAAATGTTTCAA CAAAACCTCGAAATGTAACTCCCGCATTGGAATCCAAGACCGATGAAGGAGATGCTATTGGATTAGCGGGAATCGTGTAA